The Roseofilum casamattae BLCC-M143 genome has a segment encoding these proteins:
- a CDS encoding filamentous hemagglutinin N-terminal domain-containing protein has protein sequence MVMKDTCLALSTTLATAALMLAARPNLAQVIPDGSLGTMVNGNPNFQITGGTTAGSNLFHSFQQFSIPLGGSAVFLNSPSIENIFTRVTGGSQSLINGLIEARGTANLFLINPAGITFGSGARLRLGGSFFATTADRIIFNDGIMLEASDPTEPPLLTINSPIGLDFSGNTPAPIRVEGQGHGFTLESIRTTPVDRSEANPGLEVSSGNTLALIGGEVNLVGGVLRAPEGRIALGSVQSGQMSLTSVNGGWQFGYEGVERFGDINLSERSAVDASGSGLGSIKIMGRQVRLTGGSAGLIQNTGSGAESDLTVNASEVLEVRGTDAEQTFPSLLFNETVNSGAGGQTNISTGNLLLSEGGIIHNKTYGSGDGGDLSVSAANLVEVNGFASNNPNIFSSLVAVTVNEGNSGNLTIETQDLSLLDGGNISNSTIGAGQGGNLTINASASVTLTGFIPVTLRRTVISNAGSSQGNAGTMLVNTSRLVIRDGATISTSTLAEGSAGSLTINATDSIEISGIGRTEEGELRAEILSDAPVLPAVFRQAIGLPDNPSGNAGSLTINTPRLTVSDGARVGVGNEGTGIAGNLQIEANRIEVTNEGQISAATASGGGGNIELQVADVLLLSNRGLISTEVREAGSQSQTVSANSGNITIKGNLIQLNNEGEITVRNNETGNAGDLTIQAARLELTDGGKLTATTALGQGGDIDLTVADVLLIQREGLISAGVEGENISGNAGRIAIRGNLVQLLNGGEITVRNEGTGNAGDLQLRSHRLELRDGGRLTAETASGEGGNIQLNLSDVLLLRNGGLISTEAGGTGNGGDITINAPFIFAVSGENSDIIANAFEGNGGNIEIVTNGLIGIEFRDDLTPLSDITTNSQFGVSGTVRISNPNVNPVDTDMELEAEVVDPNEEVVRGCQNFSQSRFVQTGRGGLPEYPRDRRSGSSTWHDVRDPSAYLGRTTQAPPRVEPLSLVEANAARRLPDGSMELYYAGPPTPNRLPQLAQSNCSS, from the coding sequence ATGGTAATGAAAGATACTTGCCTCGCTCTCTCAACCACTCTCGCGACTGCTGCTCTGATGTTGGCGGCTCGCCCAAATTTAGCTCAAGTTATCCCAGATGGCTCCCTCGGGACGATGGTCAATGGCAATCCCAATTTCCAGATTACCGGAGGAACCACAGCAGGAAGCAATCTATTTCATAGTTTCCAGCAGTTCTCCATTCCCTTGGGCGGATCGGCAGTATTCCTGAATAGTCCCAGTATCGAAAATATCTTTACTCGAGTTACTGGCGGGAGTCAATCTCTAATTAATGGGTTAATTGAAGCTCGAGGAACGGCCAACTTATTCTTGATTAACCCCGCAGGCATTACCTTCGGTTCCGGAGCTAGGTTAAGACTAGGAGGGTCGTTTTTTGCCACAACGGCGGATCGAATTATCTTTAATGACGGGATAATGCTAGAAGCAAGCGACCCTACCGAGCCACCATTGCTGACGATTAATTCTCCCATCGGCTTAGATTTCAGTGGTAATACTCCCGCTCCCATTCGCGTAGAGGGGCAGGGCCATGGGTTTACACTTGAAAGTATTCGCACCACTCCAGTAGACCGCAGTGAAGCAAATCCTGGGTTAGAGGTCAGTTCCGGGAATACGTTGGCTTTAATTGGAGGAGAAGTCAATTTAGTTGGGGGAGTTCTCAGAGCACCAGAAGGCCGTATTGCTCTAGGAAGCGTACAGTCAGGACAAATGAGCTTAACCTCAGTTAATGGAGGATGGCAATTCGGTTATGAGGGAGTGGAACGTTTTGGAGATATTAACTTATCAGAACGATCTGCAGTCGATGCTAGTGGTTCGGGACTCGGTTCGATTAAGATAATGGGGCGGCAAGTGCGGCTTACTGGAGGCTCAGCAGGGCTGATTCAAAATACAGGTTCGGGTGCTGAGAGTGATTTGACGGTGAATGCCAGTGAGGTGTTGGAAGTGAGAGGAACCGATGCAGAGCAAACGTTTCCGAGCCTCTTATTTAATGAAACGGTAAACTCCGGAGCCGGAGGGCAAACGAACATTTCTACAGGGAATTTGTTGCTATCGGAGGGAGGAATTATACACAACAAAACCTATGGCAGTGGGGATGGAGGAGATCTATCCGTAAGTGCTGCTAATTTGGTAGAAGTGAATGGCTTTGCTAGCAATAATCCCAATATTTTCAGCAGTTTGGTTGCCGTGACCGTAAACGAGGGCAATTCAGGAAATCTTACCATTGAGACTCAAGATTTAAGCCTTCTCGATGGAGGCAATATTAGCAATAGCACTATTGGGGCTGGTCAAGGTGGAAATCTGACAATTAATGCATCTGCATCGGTTACATTGACCGGTTTTATCCCCGTAACTTTGAGGCGTACTGTTATAAGCAATGCAGGAAGTAGCCAAGGCAATGCCGGAACAATGTTGGTCAATACCTCTAGATTAGTCATCAGAGATGGAGCAACGATTAGTACTTCAACCCTGGCTGAAGGCTCGGCAGGAAGCTTAACCATTAATGCCACTGATTCTATAGAAATTAGTGGTATTGGCAGGACAGAAGAAGGAGAACTCCGAGCTGAAATTCTATCAGATGCTCCAGTTTTACCAGCAGTGTTTCGTCAAGCCATAGGACTCCCGGATAACCCTTCTGGGAATGCAGGGAGTTTAACCATTAATACCCCTCGCTTAACGGTTTCTGATGGAGCGAGAGTGGGGGTAGGAAACGAAGGAACGGGTATAGCAGGCAACCTCCAGATTGAAGCTAACCGCATAGAAGTTACCAACGAAGGTCAAATCAGTGCGGCGACTGCTTCCGGTGGAGGGGGTAACATTGAACTACAAGTAGCTGATGTACTACTTCTGAGCAATAGAGGGTTAATTTCCACAGAAGTTAGAGAAGCAGGGAGCCAAAGTCAAACGGTTTCTGCCAACTCTGGCAATATCACCATCAAGGGTAATCTGATTCAACTGAACAATGAAGGGGAAATTACCGTTCGCAACAATGAAACGGGAAATGCGGGCGACTTGACCATTCAAGCGGCACGTCTCGAATTAACCGATGGAGGGAAACTTACAGCAACGACGGCTCTGGGACAAGGGGGAGATATCGACCTGACAGTTGCCGATGTGCTGCTTATCCAACGGGAAGGCTTAATTTCCGCTGGGGTTGAAGGAGAAAATATTTCTGGAAATGCCGGTAGAATCGCTATCCGAGGTAACTTGGTGCAACTGCTCAATGGTGGAGAAATCACCGTTCGCAATGAAGGTACTGGAAATGCCGGAGACTTGCAACTGCGATCGCATCGCCTCGAGTTACGAGATGGAGGACGCTTAACCGCAGAAACAGCTTCCGGTGAAGGAGGCAATATTCAACTCAATCTTAGCGATGTTCTCCTGTTGCGAAATGGGGGATTGATTTCCACAGAAGCTGGAGGTACTGGCAATGGGGGCGATATTACAATTAATGCTCCCTTCATCTTTGCTGTTTCCGGAGAAAACAGCGATATCATTGCCAATGCCTTTGAAGGAAATGGAGGTAATATCGAGATTGTTACCAATGGATTAATTGGTATCGAGTTTCGGGACGATTTAACGCCTTTGAGCGATATTACTACCAATTCCCAGTTTGGAGTCAGCGGTACGGTGAGAATCTCTAACCCCAATGTCAATCCAGTTGATACTGATATGGAATTAGAAGCAGAGGTAGTCGATCCCAATGAAGAAGTTGTACGAGGTTGTCAGAACTTCAGCCAGAGTCGCTTCGTCCAAACGGGACGGGGAGGACTGCCGGAATATCCTCGGGACAGACGTTCGGGGTCTTCGACCTGGCATGATGTGCGCGACCCTTCTGCTTACCTGGGAAGAACAACACAAGCTCCTCCGAGAGTCGAACCTCTTTCTCTCGTCGAGGCGAATGCCGCACGACGGCTTCCTGATGGCTCGATGGAACTCTATTATGCCGGGCCGCCAACTCCCAATAGACTTCCACAATTGGCTCAGTCCAATTGCTCAAGCTGA
- a CDS encoding type II toxin-antitoxin system PemK/MazF family toxin — protein MMTDPIKRGEVWFANLNPTQRSEQAGIRPVIIFQNDLVSQFSTTTLAIPLTTNQRRATLPICLAIARGDGGLVEDSVALCFQMRVLDKRRLIRKLGELSAETITQLETVVLITLGFT, from the coding sequence ATGATGACCGATCCAATTAAACGAGGAGAGGTTTGGTTCGCTAACCTCAATCCAACTCAAAGGTCCGAACAAGCGGGAATTCGTCCTGTAATTATCTTCCAAAACGATCTGGTTTCTCAGTTTTCGACAACAACTCTTGCTATTCCCCTAACAACCAATCAACGCCGTGCTACCTTACCCATCTGTTTGGCGATCGCCCGAGGAGATGGTGGATTAGTAGAAGATTCGGTAGCTCTTTGTTTTCAAATGCGAGTTCTAGACAAACGTCGGCTAATTCGCAAATTAGGAGAACTTAGCGCCGAAACCATAACCCAATTAGAAACCGTCGTTTTGATTACTTTAGGATTCACGTGA
- the thiS gene encoding sulfur carrier protein ThiS: protein MGESLVTLQVNGESRSCLSQMNVPQFLESMGLNPRLVAVEYNGEILHRQFWETTIVGEGDRLEIVTIVGGG, encoded by the coding sequence ATGGGAGAATCGTTAGTTACGCTACAAGTGAATGGAGAGTCGCGCAGTTGCTTATCTCAGATGAATGTACCTCAATTCCTGGAGTCCATGGGATTAAATCCACGGTTAGTCGCGGTGGAATATAACGGAGAAATCTTGCATCGCCAATTTTGGGAAACAACGATCGTGGGAGAAGGCGATCGTCTGGAAATTGTTACTATTGTTGGCGGCGGTTGA
- a CDS encoding histidinol-phosphate transaminase produces the protein MVSFIRPQIARLNAYKPNPGGAPRGTIIDHLDANESPYDLPDELKQKLADIYVHQMDSNRYPDGSHDRLKRAIAEYATASATLEEQLSSDRISVGNGSDELIRSVLMATCVGEKASVLVASPTFSMYGILAQTLGIPVITVERDPESFAINPEVVQQAIASETAMPVRVIFVVHPNSPTANPLTPAEIDGLKQLPPDILVVIDEAYFEFSQQTLLAELENYPNWLILRTFSKAFRLASHRVGYALGHPEVISALEKVRLPYNLPSLSQTAAEFVLHHRQAILAVIPELLQERDKLFSALQELSQLRVWPSGANFLYARLQDEADNGYKNLCDRLKEKGTLIRNTGGGLRITVGSPEENQRTRDRLIELL, from the coding sequence ATGGTTTCTTTTATTCGTCCGCAAATTGCTCGGCTAAATGCCTACAAACCTAATCCGGGAGGAGCGCCTCGCGGTACGATTATCGACCATTTGGATGCGAATGAAAGTCCCTATGACTTGCCAGACGAGTTGAAGCAGAAGCTGGCGGATATTTATGTCCATCAGATGGACTCGAATCGATATCCCGATGGCAGTCACGATCGCCTGAAACGCGCGATCGCCGAATATGCGACAGCATCGGCGACACTAGAAGAACAACTTTCGAGCGATCGCATTTCTGTGGGTAATGGTTCGGATGAGTTAATTCGCTCGGTGCTGATGGCCACTTGTGTCGGAGAAAAGGCGAGCGTTCTGGTGGCGAGTCCTACGTTTTCCATGTATGGTATTCTGGCACAAACCTTAGGGATTCCGGTAATAACGGTCGAGCGCGATCCCGAGTCGTTTGCGATTAATCCTGAAGTGGTGCAACAGGCGATCGCATCTGAGACGGCGATGCCCGTTCGAGTCATATTTGTGGTACATCCCAATTCCCCGACTGCCAATCCCCTCACCCCAGCAGAAATCGATGGGTTGAAGCAACTGCCTCCAGACATTTTAGTCGTCATTGACGAAGCCTATTTTGAATTCAGCCAACAGACTCTCCTGGCTGAGTTAGAGAATTATCCCAATTGGCTCATCTTGCGCACGTTCTCGAAAGCCTTTCGCCTCGCTTCCCACCGCGTCGGTTATGCTTTAGGACATCCCGAGGTTATTTCGGCCCTAGAAAAAGTCCGCCTTCCCTACAATTTGCCCAGCTTATCGCAAACGGCTGCCGAGTTTGTTTTGCACCACCGGCAAGCTATTCTAGCAGTCATTCCAGAACTGCTGCAAGAGCGCGATAAATTATTCTCAGCGTTGCAAGAATTATCTCAACTTCGAGTTTGGCCGAGTGGGGCAAATTTCCTGTATGCTCGCCTGCAGGATGAGGCAGACAATGGTTATAAAAATTTGTGCGATCGCCTGAAAGAAAAAGGTACCTTAATTCGGAATACGGGAGGCGGTTTGCGCATTACCGTTGGCTCGCCGGAAGAAAATCAACGGACGCGCGATCGTCTGATCGAGTTACTATAA
- a CDS encoding LysE family translocator: MDIALMFNGLTVGLAIAAPVGPIGVLCIRRTLTQGKIAGLVSGLGAATADGIYGCIAGFGLTVISTLLVEQQTLLRVVGGLFLCYLGWQTFRSSPSKTSAKIKDTNCWSAYGSTVFLTLTNPLTILSFTAIFAGLGATEIQNNYGLAFLFVLSVFLGSALWWAILVTTVGLFQNQINSRHLSWINRISGVILVAFGIIALSSAIVT, translated from the coding sequence ATGGATATTGCTCTCATGTTCAATGGTTTGACCGTTGGATTGGCGATCGCCGCCCCCGTCGGCCCCATTGGCGTGTTGTGTATTCGCCGTACCCTAACCCAAGGAAAAATTGCCGGTTTAGTCTCCGGATTAGGCGCCGCAACCGCCGACGGAATCTACGGTTGCATTGCCGGATTTGGATTAACCGTTATCTCCACTTTGCTCGTCGAACAACAAACCCTCTTGCGCGTCGTTGGCGGTCTCTTTCTCTGTTACTTAGGTTGGCAAACCTTTCGCAGTTCCCCGAGCAAAACCTCAGCAAAAATTAAAGATACTAATTGCTGGAGTGCTTACGGTTCTACCGTCTTTCTCACCTTAACTAATCCACTCACCATTCTTTCATTTACCGCTATTTTCGCCGGTTTAGGAGCCACCGAGATCCAAAACAACTACGGACTCGCCTTCCTCTTTGTTCTCAGCGTCTTTCTCGGATCTGCATTATGGTGGGCGATCTTAGTTACGACTGTCGGCTTATTTCAAAACCAAATAAACTCCCGTCACCTGAGCTGGATTAACCGTATCTCCGGCGTCATCCTAGTCGCCTTCGGCATAATCGCATTATCTTCAGCGATCGTAACTTGA
- a CDS encoding phosphoadenylyl-sulfate reductase, producing the protein MNLTQSTLNPLDTESLHQQFSGLEARDIVQWAATTFGEGLAMSTSFGIQSAVMLDLVTSVVPEIPVIWVDTGYLPPETYHFAQELTERLNLNLKVYQSTITPARMEALYGKLWENATVESLNQYDRLRKVEPMQRALKELGVTAWLAGLRRDQTDHRKGLCYINRQEEIYKVLPILNWTARDIYQYLQARNLPYHPLFDRGYMTVGDWHSSRPLTLEDSSERDTRFQGLKQECGLHLPQSDNEAKSLDCSSL; encoded by the coding sequence ATGAATTTAACCCAATCGACACTCAACCCCTTGGATACGGAGAGCTTGCACCAACAGTTTTCCGGCCTCGAAGCCAGGGATATCGTGCAATGGGCCGCAACTACCTTTGGTGAAGGATTGGCCATGAGTACCAGCTTTGGCATTCAATCTGCCGTGATGCTCGACCTCGTCACTTCCGTTGTGCCCGAGATTCCGGTAATTTGGGTCGATACAGGCTATTTGCCCCCCGAAACTTACCACTTTGCGCAAGAACTCACCGAACGACTCAACCTTAATTTAAAGGTATATCAGTCTACGATCACCCCAGCACGAATGGAAGCTCTCTATGGCAAGCTCTGGGAAAACGCTACAGTCGAATCATTGAATCAATACGATCGCTTGCGTAAAGTCGAACCCATGCAACGAGCGCTAAAAGAATTGGGAGTAACGGCGTGGTTAGCCGGACTGCGACGAGATCAAACCGACCATCGTAAAGGACTGTGTTACATTAATCGCCAAGAAGAAATTTATAAAGTTTTGCCGATTCTCAATTGGACTGCGCGAGATATTTATCAATATCTGCAAGCTCGCAATCTTCCCTATCATCCCTTATTCGATCGCGGATATATGACCGTCGGCGATTGGCATTCGTCTCGTCCCTTAACTCTTGAGGATTCTAGCGAACGGGATACCCGTTTTCAAGGACTCAAACAAGAATGCGGATTGCATTTACCTCAGAGCGATAATGAAGCTAAAAGCCTGGATTGTAGCAGCTTATAA
- a CDS encoding thiamine phosphate synthase, whose product MGQSVIYRILDANLDRAREGLRIVEEWCRFGLNNPALTEECKNLRQELARWHTAQIRAARNTPDDPGVELTHAREEQRDSVSTLLQANLCRVQEALRVLEEYGKLDDPQMGRDCKQMRYRVYTLESQLMSYGRHQQLAETRLYLVTSPIENLLEVVEAALQGGLKLVQYRDKSSDDNERLVKVRGLRQLCDRYGALFLVNDRLDLALAVDADGVHLGQQDLPIAVAREMLGPQKIIGRSTTNPDEMKRAIAEGADYVGVGPVFATPTKPNKAAAGYDYVRYAAQHCPVPWFAIGGIDVNNFNEVLEVGAGRIAVVRAIMEAEQPTLVTQYFLSQLARMETMKTLQN is encoded by the coding sequence ATGGGACAATCTGTAATTTACCGAATTTTAGATGCTAACTTAGACCGCGCTCGAGAAGGGTTGCGGATTGTTGAGGAATGGTGTCGATTTGGGTTGAATAATCCAGCTTTAACCGAAGAATGCAAAAATTTGCGTCAGGAGCTGGCTCGATGGCATACGGCTCAAATCCGCGCCGCTCGCAATACTCCGGACGATCCTGGAGTGGAGTTAACCCACGCGCGGGAGGAACAGCGAGACAGCGTGAGTACGTTGTTGCAAGCAAATTTATGTCGGGTGCAAGAGGCGCTGCGAGTGCTGGAGGAGTATGGCAAACTCGACGATCCGCAAATGGGTCGCGACTGCAAGCAGATGCGCTATCGGGTTTATACTCTGGAGAGTCAGTTAATGTCTTACGGCCGCCATCAGCAGCTAGCTGAGACGCGCTTATATTTGGTGACCTCTCCGATTGAGAATTTGCTGGAGGTGGTTGAGGCAGCATTGCAAGGCGGTTTGAAGCTGGTGCAGTATCGCGATAAGAGCAGCGACGATAACGAGCGGTTGGTGAAGGTGAGGGGGTTACGGCAGTTGTGCGATCGCTATGGCGCCTTGTTTTTAGTGAACGATCGCCTGGATTTAGCCCTGGCTGTGGATGCCGATGGCGTACATTTGGGACAGCAAGATTTGCCCATTGCCGTAGCTCGAGAAATGCTGGGGCCGCAAAAGATTATCGGCCGTTCGACGACGAACCCGGACGAGATGAAACGGGCGATCGCCGAAGGAGCCGATTATGTGGGTGTCGGACCGGTGTTTGCCACGCCGACGAAACCGAATAAAGCGGCGGCCGGCTACGATTACGTGCGCTATGCGGCACAACATTGTCCGGTTCCCTGGTTTGCGATCGGTGGCATTGATGTGAATAATTTTAATGAAGTGCTGGAAGTGGGAGCGGGACGCATTGCCGTCGTCCGCGCCATTATGGAAGCGGAACAACCCACCTTAGTCACCCAATATTTCCTCTCGCAGCTCGCGCGCATGGAAACGATGAAAACGTTGCAAAATTGA
- a CDS encoding Lrp/AsnC family transcriptional regulator codes for MTFDSEKLLDRTGWQILKLLQEDARLSFAELGRTVGLSAPAIAERVRRMEEAGIILGYHARLAPEKLGYAIAAIISLTTTPQQYPQVLELVDNLPEVRSCRHVTGGCSFLIEVNLPAIARLEDIIAEFSRFGHTSTSIVLSSPAIGRSISPPE; via the coding sequence ATGACTTTCGATTCTGAAAAGCTGCTCGATCGCACCGGATGGCAAATCCTGAAACTCCTGCAAGAGGATGCCAGATTATCTTTTGCCGAGTTAGGTAGAACCGTCGGACTTTCTGCTCCGGCGATCGCGGAACGAGTACGGCGCATGGAAGAAGCGGGGATTATTCTCGGATATCACGCGCGATTGGCTCCAGAAAAGCTGGGATATGCGATCGCGGCAATTATTTCCCTGACGACAACGCCACAACAGTATCCGCAAGTTTTGGAGTTAGTCGATAACTTGCCGGAAGTGCGATCGTGTCGCCACGTCACGGGAGGATGCTCGTTTCTGATTGAAGTGAATTTACCCGCGATCGCTCGTTTGGAAGACATTATCGCCGAATTCAGCAGATTTGGACATACTTCCACCTCGATTGTACTTTCATCTCCAGCGATCGGGCGATCGATTTCACCGCCAGAATAA
- a CDS encoding J domain-containing protein, translated as MNLVDYYRVLGLPPGASFAEVKASYRRLARVYHPDVNPGDIRAKDKFIQLTEAYQILLRNASSDGRATWNTFSPPTVPPSPAPVPTPAPSPPPKSRPKVNIPPLSPQDKSLKQHSYQQLRELLKTKRFPRAITLVEALRDRLPSDPEVRQWQAITYQSHGQYLLKQRQLQKAQRYLQKALRTDPHNRRLCVEIKNDLSRWGIELPSTHLN; from the coding sequence ATGAATCTTGTCGATTATTACCGAGTGTTGGGATTGCCTCCCGGAGCCTCCTTTGCGGAGGTGAAGGCTTCCTATCGTCGGTTGGCGCGAGTTTATCATCCTGATGTGAATCCTGGAGATATTCGAGCCAAAGATAAGTTTATTCAACTAACTGAAGCCTATCAAATTTTGTTGCGCAATGCCTCCTCGGATGGGAGAGCGACCTGGAATACCTTTTCTCCACCAACCGTACCACCTTCTCCAGCGCCAGTTCCTACCCCTGCCCCTTCTCCTCCTCCGAAATCCCGCCCTAAGGTCAATATTCCGCCTTTGAGTCCTCAAGACAAGAGTTTAAAGCAACATTCTTATCAGCAATTGCGAGAGTTGTTAAAAACGAAACGATTTCCCCGAGCCATTACTTTGGTCGAAGCCTTGCGCGATCGCCTACCATCAGATCCGGAAGTACGACAATGGCAAGCGATTACGTATCAATCTCACGGTCAATATTTACTCAAGCAACGCCAACTGCAAAAAGCCCAGCGTTACTTACAAAAAGCCTTGCGTACCGATCCCCATAACCGCCGCTTATGTGTCGAGATTAAAAATGACTTGAGCCGTTGGGGAATTGAGTTACCTTCTACCCATCTGAATTAA
- a CDS encoding aldo/keto reductase: protein METVELGKTGMQVTPLGVGAWSWGDKLFWDYGNSYGEEEIEKAFLATLDRGISFLDTAEVYGLGESESLIGRMMKETGRSPQIATKYMPLPWRLKADAVSEAITNSLNRLQVDSVELYQIHQPVSFLMSQKTLLDTLAGEVMRGRIQSVGVSNYSAQQMREAHGILAAKGIPLAVNQVKYSLLSRSIEVNGILDTAQQLGITILAYSPLAQGLLTGKYTAVNSPTGARKLSPDFGREGLRKIAPVISRLKRIADQYEKTPSQVALNWLICQEVIPIPGAKTAKQAEDNAGALGWKLKPDDVADLEMVTRAWVK, encoded by the coding sequence GTGGAAACCGTTGAACTGGGAAAAACTGGGATGCAAGTGACCCCATTGGGTGTTGGCGCTTGGTCTTGGGGCGATAAGTTATTTTGGGATTATGGCAACAGTTATGGAGAGGAGGAGATTGAAAAGGCATTTCTCGCCACGTTAGACCGGGGGATTAGCTTTTTGGATACGGCGGAAGTGTACGGTCTGGGCGAGTCGGAGTCTTTAATCGGCCGTATGATGAAAGAGACGGGGCGATCGCCACAAATCGCGACTAAATACATGCCTCTCCCTTGGCGACTCAAGGCCGATGCGGTTTCCGAAGCCATTACCAATAGTTTGAATCGCTTGCAAGTGGATTCAGTCGAACTCTATCAGATTCACCAACCGGTGAGTTTTCTCATGAGCCAGAAAACGCTATTGGATACTTTAGCTGGTGAAGTCATGCGAGGAAGAATCCAATCCGTGGGCGTGAGTAACTATTCGGCGCAACAAATGCGAGAAGCCCATGGCATTTTAGCAGCAAAAGGAATTCCTTTAGCAGTCAATCAAGTGAAGTATTCCCTACTGAGCCGAAGCATTGAGGTTAATGGGATTCTCGATACGGCTCAGCAACTGGGGATTACGATTCTCGCTTACAGTCCTCTGGCGCAAGGGTTACTGACGGGGAAATATACAGCAGTGAATTCTCCAACAGGCGCGCGGAAGCTAAGTCCCGATTTCGGACGGGAAGGATTGCGGAAAATTGCCCCTGTTATTTCCCGATTGAAACGCATTGCCGACCAATATGAAAAAACGCCATCTCAAGTTGCCTTGAACTGGCTTATTTGCCAAGAGGTGATTCCGATTCCGGGGGCGAAAACGGCGAAACAAGCTGAGGATAATGCTGGGGCGTTAGGATGGAAATTAAAGCCGGATGATGTTGCCGATCTGGAAATGGTAACTCGGGCTTGGGTTAAGTGA
- a CDS encoding pseudouridine synthase, producing MKQHSKGDRNLLFYKPYNVLCQFTDNTPQTQGKTPRETLKDYISVPGVYPVGRLDRDSEGLLLLTNNGIIQHRISDRRYHHPRTYWVQVERVPDETALDLLRKGITLKDGKTRPAQVSTIPEPSLPERNPPIRDRKNVPTAWLELTLTEGRNRQVRRMTAAVGYPTLRLVRVALAGLHLEGLAPGEWRDLTNNEQKAIATM from the coding sequence ATGAAACAACATTCTAAAGGCGATCGCAATCTCCTCTTCTACAAACCCTATAACGTTCTTTGCCAGTTCACCGACAATACTCCACAAACTCAAGGAAAAACTCCCAGAGAAACCCTGAAAGACTATATTTCCGTTCCTGGTGTTTATCCCGTCGGACGTTTAGATCGGGATAGCGAAGGCTTGTTGCTCTTAACCAATAATGGTATTATTCAACATCGAATTAGCGATCGCCGCTACCACCATCCCCGAACCTATTGGGTACAAGTGGAGCGAGTTCCCGACGAAACGGCTCTCGATCTGCTCCGGAAAGGGATTACTCTCAAAGATGGGAAAACCCGGCCGGCGCAAGTCTCAACGATCCCCGAACCGAGTTTACCAGAGCGGAATCCACCGATTCGCGATCGCAAAAATGTTCCGACTGCGTGGTTGGAGCTAACCTTAACCGAAGGTCGCAACCGGCAAGTGCGGCGGATGACGGCGGCGGTTGGCTATCCTACACTACGTTTAGTCCGAGTTGCTCTAGCAGGATTGCATTTAGAAGGTCTTGCTCCCGGAGAATGGCGAGATTTAACGAATAACGAACAAAAGGCGATCGCCACCATGTAA